A stretch of the Polyangiaceae bacterium genome encodes the following:
- a CDS encoding serine/threonine protein kinase, translated as MPPEPHPAPEARVGEVIDGHYRLVEHLATGGMASVYRAEHIHNGTPFAIKVLLKEHSDNAEIAARFQREVQAYRRVQHRHVVAALDFGRLGDGCMFMVLEYMRGRDLCEVLFREKPFSQARSVRIAFEVAQALVAAHAAGVVHRDLKPENIMLAEVNGDADFVKVVDFGIAKMAARGQPLTALGSVFGTPEYMAPEQARGGAIDHRSDLYTLGIVLYEMLSGAAPFEGEAIGQVILAQLTKPPPPLPPSVDGELAALVMQLLAKDPAQRVQSATELAARLGAILARLDPQSPALSAAGGIERVMAAAASARTQASPAAPAQAAPPTLTQPAASLSAPVVSVGTPAATPLAPAPVARAPAPLPGGGSSQTLMSEAYTGPPRAAERPPDVEVVALPPPQKLPTGCLIAALLVGVLFLLGTAAAVVMLVFL; from the coding sequence GTGCCGCCCGAACCCCATCCCGCGCCCGAAGCCCGCGTCGGTGAAGTCATCGACGGGCACTACCGGCTCGTCGAGCACCTGGCCACGGGCGGCATGGCGTCGGTGTATCGCGCGGAGCACATCCACAACGGGACGCCCTTCGCCATCAAGGTGCTCTTGAAGGAGCACAGCGACAACGCGGAGATCGCGGCGCGCTTCCAGCGCGAGGTCCAAGCCTACCGTCGCGTGCAACATCGTCATGTCGTCGCCGCGCTCGACTTCGGCCGCCTCGGCGACGGCTGCATGTTCATGGTGCTCGAGTACATGCGCGGACGCGACCTGTGTGAGGTCCTGTTCCGCGAGAAGCCGTTCAGCCAGGCGCGCTCGGTGAGGATCGCGTTCGAGGTGGCTCAAGCACTGGTGGCCGCCCACGCAGCCGGCGTGGTGCACCGAGATCTCAAGCCGGAGAACATCATGTTGGCGGAGGTGAACGGCGACGCCGACTTCGTCAAGGTGGTCGACTTCGGCATCGCCAAGATGGCGGCGCGCGGCCAGCCCTTGACGGCGCTCGGCAGCGTGTTCGGGACACCCGAATACATGGCGCCCGAACAGGCTCGTGGCGGCGCGATCGATCACCGGAGCGACCTCTACACCTTGGGCATCGTGCTCTACGAGATGCTCAGCGGCGCCGCGCCCTTCGAAGGCGAGGCCATCGGGCAGGTGATCTTGGCTCAGCTCACCAAGCCGCCGCCGCCGCTGCCGCCATCGGTGGATGGCGAGCTCGCCGCGCTCGTGATGCAGCTCCTGGCCAAGGACCCCGCCCAGCGGGTGCAGTCCGCGACGGAGCTCGCCGCCCGCCTCGGAGCCATCCTCGCGCGCCTCGACCCGCAGAGCCCCGCGCTGTCTGCCGCCGGCGGCATCGAGCGCGTCATGGCGGCCGCCGCGAGCGCGCGAACGCAGGCCTCTCCCGCGGCACCCGCGCAGGCGGCTCCCCCCACGCTGACGCAGCCCGCCGCGTCCCTGTCCGCTCCCGTGGTCAGCGTCGGCACGCCCGCGGCAACACCGTTGGCGCCGGCACCGGTGGCTCGGGCTCCCGCGCCTTTGCCCGGCGGCGGCTCGAGTCAAACGCTGATGTCCGAGGCGTACACCGGACCGCCGCGCGCAGCGGAGAGGCCGCCCGATGTCGAGGTCGTCGCCCTACCGCCACCGCAGAAGCTACCGACGGGCTGTCTGATCGCGGCACTGCTCGTGGGCGTGCTGTTTCTGCTCGGCACCGCCGCCGCCGTGGTGATGCTCGTGTTTCTCTGA
- a CDS encoding IgGFc-binding protein — translation MLAAVMAAACATSTGIEAGPTPGAAGATGAAGAPSVGDGGINVEAGPKSSNSCEAAAAARSYLGCEFWPTVVANNVWSSFDFAAVVANAGNEPAVVKVERGSTLVATATVQPGSLEKLHLPWIPELKGGDADECGNSVSLDKSVRVPNGAYRLTSSVPVTVYQFNALEYRGEGGPVGKDWTSCPGTKQCAGVGAAVGCYSFSNDASLLLPTTALTGTYRLVGQKGWPMVNMPPYFAITATADGTKVTVKLTDKATTVAGFGIPAADKSVSYDLTLDRGEVVQIVASPSSDLAGTLVSADKPVQVISGMPCVNQPFDLAKAACDHIEESVFPAETLGKRYFVTAPTGPNGKSVGQLVRLVGNADGTTLGYPGGAPPNAPASLDAGQVVDLDVVNDDFEIEGSQAFAIVTFQLGGSIVDADKAPHERRGDPSQSAPVSVEQYRKKYVFLAPDDYDVGYVDIVQKSGTTVTLDGNVVGEAAKPLSSGYEVRRVKLGAGQGGAHVLEATSPVGVQVVGYGKFTSYQYPGGLDLQPITPPPVK, via the coding sequence TTGCTGGCCGCCGTGATGGCGGCGGCGTGCGCGACCAGCACGGGGATCGAGGCGGGACCGACCCCGGGCGCTGCGGGCGCTACCGGCGCTGCCGGCGCGCCATCCGTGGGTGACGGGGGAATCAATGTCGAGGCAGGCCCCAAGAGCAGCAACAGCTGCGAGGCAGCAGCTGCGGCCCGCTCCTACCTGGGCTGCGAGTTCTGGCCGACGGTGGTCGCCAACAACGTCTGGTCCAGCTTCGACTTCGCGGCGGTAGTCGCCAACGCTGGCAACGAGCCGGCGGTCGTGAAGGTCGAGCGCGGGAGCACGCTGGTAGCGACGGCGACGGTGCAGCCCGGCAGCCTGGAGAAGCTCCATCTGCCCTGGATCCCGGAGCTCAAGGGCGGCGATGCCGACGAGTGCGGCAACTCGGTGTCCCTCGACAAGAGCGTGCGCGTGCCGAACGGCGCCTATCGGCTGACCAGCAGCGTGCCGGTCACGGTGTACCAGTTCAACGCGCTCGAGTACCGCGGCGAGGGTGGGCCCGTCGGCAAGGACTGGACCTCCTGCCCGGGCACGAAGCAGTGTGCGGGCGTCGGCGCGGCGGTGGGCTGCTACTCGTTCTCGAACGACGCGTCGCTCTTGCTCCCGACCACGGCGCTGACCGGGACCTATCGCCTGGTCGGACAGAAGGGCTGGCCGATGGTGAACATGCCGCCCTACTTCGCAATCACCGCCACCGCGGACGGGACGAAGGTGACGGTGAAGCTCACCGACAAGGCCACCACCGTCGCGGGCTTCGGCATCCCCGCCGCCGACAAGTCCGTGAGCTACGACCTGACCCTCGATCGCGGCGAGGTCGTTCAGATCGTCGCCAGCCCCAGCTCGGATCTCGCGGGTACGCTGGTGAGCGCGGACAAACCCGTGCAGGTCATCAGCGGCATGCCGTGCGTGAACCAGCCGTTCGACCTGGCGAAGGCGGCCTGCGATCACATCGAGGAGAGTGTGTTTCCCGCCGAAACGCTCGGGAAGCGCTACTTCGTCACCGCGCCCACGGGCCCGAACGGCAAGTCCGTGGGGCAGCTCGTGCGCCTGGTCGGGAACGCCGACGGCACCACCCTCGGCTATCCGGGCGGCGCGCCGCCGAACGCTCCCGCCTCGCTCGACGCCGGACAGGTCGTGGACCTGGACGTGGTGAACGACGACTTCGAGATCGAGGGCAGCCAGGCCTTTGCGATCGTCACCTTCCAGCTCGGCGGCAGCATCGTGGACGCGGACAAGGCACCTCACGAGCGCCGCGGCGATCCCTCGCAGAGCGCGCCGGTGTCCGTGGAGCAGTACCGGAAGAAATACGTGTTCCTGGCGCCCGACGACTACGACGTCGGCTACGTGGACATCGTGCAGAAGAGCGGCACGACCGTCACCCTGGACGGCAACGTGGTGGGCGAAGCGGCGAAGCCGCTCTCCAGTGGCTACGAGGTGCGGCGCGTGAAGCTCGGGGCTGGTCAAGGCGGCGCCCACGTGCTCGAGGCCACGAGCCCGGTGGGCGTGCAGGTCGTCGGTTACGGCAAGTTCACCAGCTACCAGTACCCGGGTGGTCTCGACCTCCAGCCGATCACGCCGCCGCCGGTGAAGTAG